The genomic DNA TCCTAGCAAGGGCTTTCCATCTTCCCCAGCCAGAGTgtgcccaccccagccccaggctAAGCCATGCGGTGGGGAAGGGCTTGGGCTCCAACACCTGAGCCGTTGTCTCCGTTTCCGTATTGCTGCCGCGGAGCTGGAAAGTTGCTCGAGATGGGCCTCCTTAAATAAGTACCTCTTGCTGCCAAATTACTTGTGCAGCTTCCCAAGCCCTCAGGATGCCTTTCCTTAAAAACAAGCCCCCACTCCAGGCTCCGGGCAGCTGCGTGCCATCCCGCAGACGGAGCAGAGTTGCCcttccagcctctcctcacGGCAGGTCCAGAGTTGGGCTTTTATCTCCACGTCCCGGCACAAAGGACCCTTTTGTCTGGATGCTGTGCATCATTTTATGcgcttctctctctccctttcctttttcccccgTCCTCGAGCAGGTGAAGGCGTTGGGCTGTTGGGAGACGGCGTCCAGCCCTTCCAGCCGGCGCAGCTCTGCGGAGGAGAGCAtccttgctggcagctgccatGATGCCCGTGCCGGCCGGCAGAACCGAAGGCTGGGAGCTCAATCCCCATTTTCCTCCACCCCGGAGCTCCTGCGGCCCCAAAcgccccccagccccgagaGCGCCCTGCGGAGCCGCTCCGCATTGAGCCTCTCTGCTctgtcttcagaagaaaatggcCTCTCCGAAGAGCCGTCCCGAAGCTCGCCGGCCAGCGCGGACGTGCCTTCTCCTGCGGCCACCGCCGCCCGGGACCTGTGCTGTCGTTGGGGTGCGGCAGAAGGCAGGGCGTCGCGGGCGCACAAGCCCTTCAGTCCTCTGCTTGATAACCGCGCCACTGTGGAGCGCGTCAGAGAGATGTCATCATACCAAGCCGACTACTGGGCATGTGCCATACCGGATTCATTACCCCCGTCTCCAGACCGTCGCTCGCCCCGCTGGAACCCCAATAAAGAGTACGAGGACTTGTTGGATTATGCTTATCCGCTGAAGCCAAGATACAAGCTGGGAAAGATGCCGGAGCCTTTCCTCCACGACTCAGGAATAGGTCTGGACAGCTTTTCTGTCTCCCCCGAGGGCACGTCGAGGTCCACCAGCATCTACGGCCGAGGTGGACAGGCTCGGGGAAGCGGAGAAAATGGACTTCGGAGGTTCATGGCCTCTGCAGAGAGGTTCTCCACCCCGGGGCCCGGAAAAAGAGGCTGCTCAGGAGCTGGCTCGTACTCCGAACCTTTACCTGTTGCAAAAGCATCCTTCGCAAAGAGTCCTTCCTCTCATCCTTCTGGAGGTTTTGCTAAGGATGTAACGACGGAGCCAGCTGGGCCGGGTTCATTTGGCCGCCCTGCTGCGGATGGGAGGagctggtgtcccagagggaccCCCTTTCCAAGCTACAAAGGGCAGGCGAAAAGCGCGAATGGGTTTTTACCTACGACGCGAGTGCTCCCCCTGAGGAAGGAGTGGGAGGGTGATGAAGAatttctctccctgcctccgAGACTGCGGGAGCTGGAAAGGCTGGCTCAGTTTTTGTCCAATCTTTCCTTAACTATAAAGACACCGGGGCACGACCACCGTAACCTTCCACATCACAGCGACGGCAGGCAGCCCCTTTCGTCCAAGTGGGCTCCTTTTGGAGAAGCGGGTGGCAGGGACAAAAGAGGGAATATTGAGGATTATGCTGGACTGTGGCACCCCTGCAGCTCTCGAAAGCCCAGCTGGGAAAACACTGAATTGTGTGGCCAGATCCATAGGGATCCTCTGCGGAGGCTTCATCTACCGACCGGTCTCAGGGACACGTTGGATGGGACGTACCTAAATGAACCACAGGTCAAAGGGCATCCGAAGAAGAGCCAACAGAACGAGTCCCTTGCCCAGTGCGTTAAGGTAGGCTGAGACCAGAATAAAGTTTATTATGGGAAGATCTCGCATAAAATGCGCCTGTGTTTATGGCACAATTAAGGTTTCCCCTTCTGCGTGATGTTTGGTGCCTGGCAGCTGGTAGTAATTTATGCAGGGAGGCTCATCAGAGCAGATAATTTCTTCTGATAGAGCAAGAGCCCATCTCGCTTTTCCTGGGGCTCAGCGTCATGGGGCTGGGCTCGGTGGAAATGTGGCCCTCGGCTTCCCCCAGCCCGCCCGTCCTGCAGCGCCGCTGCACCAGCGAAGATGGGAATGTTGCGGTCGGGGCTGGACCAGCATAAAATCTGGCGTTTGCTGCCTGCCCCATCGCTCCGGCTATTTAATGCGGCATGGCCCGCCTGGCCCTTCAGCCTGGGCTCGCTCATCTTCCCCAGACTGGGTCCTACTTAAGGCTATAGTAAGGCCAGGCAGAACGGGCAGGGTTTCTCTGAAGAGTTACCTGATTGTTTTGTGAATTCTTATTTCTCGGGCGAGTGATGCCTCATGGCCATCCTGCCACTGGTGCTGTGCTCCCCAGCCTTCAGGGATTGCTCCCCACCTTCCCCTCCATCTTCTTCCCCACCTCAGCCCCGGGCTCAATTGGAAGGCGGTGCTGGGCTGTTGGCGAGAGAGTAATTATTATCATGCACACAAACACCCGTGCGACTCATCCCTTCCTCCTGTATGGGAATAACTCTGCTGATTTAAAAGGGGCAGCATTAGGGTGTATCTGTCGCCCCAAATCGCGGTGCCAGGGAGAAGCAGCTCAGCTTTATAGCAAAACCccgaggagcaggagcagggctggagtcTGGTTTCGGTGAGAGCAGAGGCCCCTGGGTTTCATGCAGCATCTTACAAAAATAATCCCTTACCTAGacgctttaaaaataaatgaaagcactTAATTGAACGAGACGAACCCTTGGGGAAAAGCAACTGCAAATTAACTGTGCGGCTCCGGTGAGGAGGAGGGTGCCTCTTCGgctgggaggtggtggaggcaAACCCCGTCCTTCAGCCTGGGTGCCACTCGCTTCCGACACCTCTCTACAGCAGCCATTTCATGATGACCCTCAATTCTTGCCACACAGTGATTTggggatgtgtttaggggtttaatttgcttttttcctttcttttctttttctctgtcgACCCTTGGGTTTCCCGAGCACCAAGGGGAGGCGGACGCCACCAGCCCCGCAgtgggagagcaggagggagcaggtgCTGTCCCAAACGCCGCTGGCTCACCTCTTGCTGTCCTCGCCGCATCTTTATTGCAGAAATAGCTCAGTAACCCCTTCTGTTATGCTTCGTTAAGTAGATGTTTTGCTGCCAGCTGGAAGAGCTAATTCATTGGCTGTACAACATCGCGGACATCACCGACAGCTGGGTCCCAGCCTCGCCGGACGCCGAGAGCGTGAAGGCATCGCTGCGCCGCTACTTAGTAGGTATCGCCGGTGGCTTTTCTTCCCGCTCTTTGATGCTGCGGGCAGCCAGCAGCACGAAGCAAGACACTGCTGGCACGGTCCACATGGGTGATGCGGAGTGCATCAGGTGTGCGAAGCCGAATTTGGGAACCTGCTCAGGGGAAACTGCGCCCTGAGCGACTTGCTGCAGGTGTGTCTCTTCCAAAAAACCCTTCTAAGCAGCACTCcacttctccttcccttcccaggaGTTCCGGAAAGACGTGGCCGACCACCGGAGCCTGACGGAGAGTGTGCTGGAGAGTGGAGAAGCTCTCCTCGACTGCATGGCATCGAATTCGCCAGGTGAGGAGGAGCGCTTGAGCGGGGCTGGTCGCGGGCACAGCCGGTGATGCTGGCCGGAGCGTCTGCCCCCTGAAATCCCTGGCCCCATGCCTGCGTGCATTTCGGAGGGCAGACACTACAGCAATGGGCAGAGTTTGCCGTTCAGCAGCTGTATGGGAACGAAAAGGGTTTTACACCTCTGTTGCTGTCCGGAGACTTGGAGGGGAGGTGACTTGGAGGTTTGAAGCGATCACCCCCAGCACTTTCAGCTGCACCATGCCTTGCGCCGTGCCATCCTCCGTGGGTGGCGGATGTCATTCTGCCTCTAAGGTCCCTTCTTAGGTTCTTCTCTTAACCGCAGCCTGGCCAGCTCCCGCTGGGCTGTGGGATGCTGTCGGCCTGCAGCTGGGAGGACGTTCTTTTGTCCAGTGCAGGAGGAGGTGATTTTCATACCCTGCTTGCACTCGGTGCTTCCCGGGGTGGGTGTCAGGAGCCAATCTGGGAAgacagcccagcctggctggtgGGGCGGCACGTGTGGGGCAGTCGCTCCGGTGCTTTGGCGCATCCTGCACAAGGGATTTCTAAAGGGTGAGCTGCGGCTGCAGTCACCAAAGGGGCTTTAGTGGCCGAGTGCTCATTATGGATGGGCTTTCTTACACAGTCCCAAAGGTTTCCTTCGGGAGCCCCTATTTCCGTATCTTCACTCTTAACCTGGAGCCTCCTGGGTCGCTTCCCGCCCCCTGCAAACTCTGCATCACAACTTGGGTGGGATGACAATGAGCCTATTGATTTCTAACACTGTTTCCTTCAAAAGTCTCTCCGGGCGAGTGGAACTCTTTCTTACTGCTCTTACGGACATTGAATTGTCACATTACTACCACCTCCGTCATAcgttttgttttccagttctgaAAGACACGCTGGGTTTGATTGCGAAGCAGTCAGAAGAGCTAGAAACCCGCGCGGAGCACTTGTACGAGTCCGTTCTAGCTGCCGTGGATCCCATGCAAGGGCAAGGACGAGGGGGTGCAGCAGACGGCTGCTCAGTGGGTAAGCGGGGGCAAACCAGCCTTTCTGcgaggggggagagggagagaagcgTAGGGAGACAAACACTTAAATCAGCAAACACTATGCGTCAgggtttattattatttcttttaatctgaTGTTTGGAAAGCCTAAAAGGAGAAGCAAGCAAGGGCCATCTCAAAATGGGTGCCCCATCGTCTTTAAATGTGTGTCAGGGGAAGAGCAGCGTGTCGGTGAACCAGCTGATGAAACCCAAGAGCGTGATGAGAGCGATGGCAGCTCCTCGGAGGGAGCCGGCCAGGCCGGGTGGAGGGGACGGCAGCAGTCCGGCACGGGCAGCTGCTCTGCCGAAATCACTTGGGCAGCAGAGGGAAGATGGGAAAGGGGaattttttggttggttggtttttttttctctaaaaaaaaaaaaaattctgcttgcCATGTCatggtgggaaggggaagcaaGTGAATTCAGCTGTAAAATAGGAGCTAGAAAAACGTGTTTGCTGATTTCTTGACCAGCTTCCCTCAAATAAAACTAGAGACAAAAAGTGTTTCAGGAGGGCACGGCAGGAGTGTGAGCGGGAAGGGGCAGTTGAGGGCAGTCACAGCAGCATAACGGGGGTCAGCCGTGCGCTGCCACGGCCCGCAGCCACGCACGCTGCGATTGGGAATCACTGCAAAAGCGTGTCGCTACGAAACGATCATGGGCATTAGCACGGCGCTGGGGCCAGGGACGCAGGAAGGCTCTTAACAGCTTCTGAGCCCCGGGAGGAAGGAATTTAGGAACTGCAGGATAACCTTGGCCCCCTCTCACCACCCTCCTACCCCCATTAGCTCGGACTGTTGCTTTCCCCAGGGCCCGCTCCACGGCGCACTGTAAAATTTGGAGTTGCaataagggaaaaattatttccagcGCTTTAGACGAGAATAACAATAACTTAAGTAGTTTGGTTTTAATTGCTAAATATACATAACTATATCCTATACACTACCGCGCATGCGGGGGTGATTTAAGTCTCGCATGGggctttgctttggtttgtcggCTCGCAGCCAAAGCACAGTAGCAAACTTAATCCGTTTTATTTCAGGTGCTGCCTCTGTCGGACCTGGGCTTTGTTAGCAACTCTCGGGACGGCTGAGGAGAAACGCAGCAAGCACCAAACCACCTTGTTCACCTCTTGTGGCGATGCCAAATACGTATGATCACTGTGTTCGGAGTTAGCCAGCCCAGGCTGATTTTGGGTTgattttggggtgggttttttgtttgttttttttttttttaaccgtGGCTTGAGAAAGGCAAGCTGTGCAGCAGTTATTTGGCTCCTGGGCTGTCAGTGCTGACTACGCTGGGGAGGTTTGTGAGTGAGGAATGTACAGCTGGCCTTTATTTGGGttggtgttgtgttttttttttaatgtagctttccttttttttttaattgaagtgGCCTGTTCCGTGTGTTAGTAAAATGTCAGGAACACACTTTTTTAACTGAGTAATCCATCGTGTGCCGTGCAACTCGCTTCTAAGTAAAGCCGTGTGATTTTAATAGCCATGGTCTCATGTTTTGTTTATGCTCTTCAAAAAAATAGGTGCTAGAAGCCAAGAAATAGCAACTCCTTCTGGTTCGTGGGATCGAACTGAACTTGGTTATAATTACCATTCCCTGCTGAAGCAGAGCCTATTTAGCTTTCAGTTTTCTTACCCATGAATACGAGCCAATACGCTATATGAAGCGCAGTAAAATGATAAACAGGTAAGTAGATGCAGGGCAGAACCAGGCTGTGTATAAACTGCAGTTACCCATTACTTGCAGCAGCGGTGGTAGTGCTGCGCTGGGTGAAGAGCGGTGCTTTCCCCCTCTTACAGCCAGCGCGGTTCATCGCTGCGCACAAAACATTCATAAAGGGTTTCCAAAccttttctgcagcagaaaagggCATCTCTGAAGCAGCGCAACAAGGTCAGTGGCTAAAAAAGTTACAGCCAACTGGTGCTTGGCTTTAATTAACCTTTAAACTAAATGGGGATTGTCATGTTGGTGGGCAGAATACATCATTTCCTCCCATTCTTGTGACCAGAACAAAGTGATGTTTCTGTACTGCACAAGTAGAAGGTGAAAGCATAGTTAAACTGAAACAGCTATGAATGACAAACAATTCactgggttttgggggttttttttgatacTCTCCCATCTTCTGCTTCCTCAGcttaaatggctttttttttaatgccaagTCACAGGTGACCATTCATAGCTCAGCGTAAGTTCAACAAAAAGGCTCAAGCAAATGGTTAGTGAGGCTGCTCTCACCCACTTTACCCCCAGCAGGTCCCGTACCTACGGGCATTCAGGGTGACACTTAACCAAAGCCTAcagcggggcaggggggagttACACACCAGGAAAGGCTCCTGCTACCACTTGCAAGTGTAAAGCCTGACCCGTTACACCAAAGGTTATGTTCAGCTCACAGCTAAGAGACTACAGTGCCCTTGTCCAGGCTTTTTAGGCCTGTTCTACCCTCTTTGCAGGCCTCCAGCTTGAGAAGTGCAGGCTCTAGCGTTTACCAGCACAGCAATGacttaggagaaaaaaaaaaataaccaccaaACAACTGGTGTAGCCCAAGTTGGTTTTGCAATGCTTTTATTACTGTATATATTAACATTGTTTTGGATAGTATGCAGCAGGCATCTTGACATTTAAGTTCATTTGTGCACTTCTCTGCAGGGAAGATGTTTTGCCCTCAATACACCTCCTTCCGCTTCGCTTCCTGATCTCAGCAGCACTCGCTGCTCCTACTGCTCCCGCTCTCCAGGAGGAGCCAGTCACATTATATAATGAATTATACCAACAAGCACATCTCTAATAGAAAGCACATCACTTTATTGTGAAGGTCTCAAGTGGAAGAGTTCAACTTAACCATGACAATACTTTATGTATTACAATTGCCTGTTGATTGATGCAACTATGTTGAAGAAAGCTGTTAGCCAAagtcaccccccccccccaaaaaaaaatcagaggatATTTGCACCAATTTTAGTTTATACCTCACAACATACCTAGGCTATATTTTTTACTATCACAGGGTGTATTTACTACTAGGGGAATGTTACATGGTCTTTCAAACATGAGACTATTTACAGAATAGGCTGAACATTTGAGTTTAGATAAAGCTGAACAATTTTACATGTATAGGAAGTGTTATAGGCTAGCTTTCCTGTGGCTTTTAGCTAGACATCAGGCACTAATGATTCAATTAGCTCTGTACAAAGAATCACACACTGTCCAAAACCTCTTGGCTGCTGGTTAGTTCCAAATTGTTCGAGATGATAGCGCCTACTTTGAGCAACAGTCTGCTGTGGGGCCTTACTCTCCCCATGTCATCCTTCTGATGCCTCTATGCATAACAGAATAGAAGCTAAGCTGTTGCACTAAGTCAGAGGAGTATTGATTAAAAGAGGATGGAATTAACAGGATATAGAAAAGACATAATATACTGGTAGAAAGTTATACCACCTCAAGGTTACATTGAAGTCATTCGTGTTAGGGAAACACTGTTCTCTCCCCTACTATGCAAAGGAATTCCCCAAATAGAGTCCTTGAGAAATAAATTAAGTTCCAAGACTAAGTTAGGGAACTGTTGTACATTCAGAGCGCATTATGCCTCCGTGAACATGGCTGGGTGTTTCTGGTACAGCGCATGTGCCTTAAGCACCATGACAACTCAGTCTTTCGGGCCATAGTCACTAGTTTTAGTTGGAAGGTCTCTGGTCTACTAGAAGGTCTGAGAGCCATGGCTGCACGCAGATATGTTTTGTGCACAATGCAAGCCTGATTTCCCCCTTAGCCATACAAATTAAGACAATATTTATCACCATACAGTTTGATATTACTTCCAATAAGTACaatatttattaaacatttcttcagttttgttaCATATTGTGCAACAAATTACAATATTCTGCAGCCACAAATTATATGCAGAGTATGAAGAAACTATTAATCAGATAGTGTGATCTTTCCATTTATAATTCTACAAGAAGGAACTAGCAAATCAGATCTTACATATATCTTACTAAATTTTATGCATGGAAAGTGACAGACACTGTTGTGCTGTTGATACAAAATGGCTAAACTTCATCTTCAGAAGACTAAACCTGACATCTAAACATGCCAATagaaacatcaaaacaaaaatacatccTAACCAACCACAGGAAACAGTCTGGTATCAGGAAAAGCAACAAGGATTACACGTTTATAAACCAGCACACAAAGGTTtaaaacagttctgaaaatgAAG from Gavia stellata isolate bGavSte3 chromosome 23, bGavSte3.hap2, whole genome shotgun sequence includes the following:
- the CEP68 gene encoding centrosomal protein of 68 kDa → MAVDVGKSLSEASLSRKAEGDGRWDCAEVEMDYPELADSLRRLLGPEEAKPCLQGTESVAMSGRSRSATGLTQGGSSYRQEVSSASASRFSRARASLLETDMLIYRAADGDDVPRQVSHRFLSSEEQQQVKALGCWETASSPSSRRSSAEESILAGSCHDARAGRQNRRLGAQSPFSSTPELLRPQTPPSPESALRSRSALSLSALSSEENGLSEEPSRSSPASADVPSPAATAARDLCCRWGAAEGRASRAHKPFSPLLDNRATVERVREMSSYQADYWACAIPDSLPPSPDRRSPRWNPNKEYEDLLDYAYPLKPRYKLGKMPEPFLHDSGIGLDSFSVSPEGTSRSTSIYGRGGQARGSGENGLRRFMASAERFSTPGPGKRGCSGAGSYSEPLPVAKASFAKSPSSHPSGGFAKDVTTEPAGPGSFGRPAADGRSWCPRGTPFPSYKGQAKSANGFLPTTRVLPLRKEWEGDEEFLSLPPRLRELERLAQFLSNLSLTIKTPGHDHRNLPHHSDGRQPLSSKWAPFGEAGGRDKRGNIEDYAGLWHPCSSRKPSWENTELCGQIHRDPLRRLHLPTGLRDTLDGTYLNEPQVKGHPKKSQQNESLAQCVKMFCCQLEELIHWLYNIADITDSWVPASPDAESVKASLRRYLEFRKDVADHRSLTESVLESGEALLDCMASNSPVLKDTLGLIAKQSEELETRAEHLYESVLAAVDPMQGQGRGGAADGCSVGAASVGPGLC